The following are from one region of the Malassezia vespertilionis chromosome 4, complete sequence genome:
- the ECM39 gene encoding dolichyl-P-Man:Man7GlcNAc2-PP-dolichol alpha-1,6-mannosyltransferase (EggNog:ENOG503NYGI; SECRETED:SignalP(1-21); CAZy:GT22; COG:G; TransMembrane:11 (i7-23o64-88i95-119o125-142i149-166o172-196i203-224o276-294i301-318o324-343i350-369o)): protein MHPAQSAILLGAVLVLHVVHAPFTKVEESFSLQAVHDILTYGIAPESIAAYDHIAFPGAVPRSFLGPLLLAGLTAPLLGASKALGIVLDASQVQLAVRIVLALATWAALIFFCTCVFPRHALAQRYFYLLCAAQFHLTFWTGRTTPNGIAFPLAVAALGAIVGHRGTYAGLVLLVVTASTLRFEIFGLCIPAYLWVWRSGKRFAVVFWTGLFSIGLGALLSLGVDSYFWRHVDKIRVPHLGAWVWPEISAMQFNVVDGHASNWGTMPWHTYLVHDIPRMLTGTLPLFLVGLIYPVRAFPRAAILCMALFPVGLLSILSHKEWRFILYSVPLLNCVSAVGAVGCHASMHRIVPLACIAAAFACSLLFSHVSALNYPGGAALHMLHRAVPEGGVSVHVDTLAAMTGVTRFQSIHMHRPSRSLVPQTEPEWVYDKREDLGYDDDAWREYTHIITEHANCNVTSRALFTPIAEALGTC from the exons ATGCACCCCGCACAGAGCGCAATCTTGTTGGGGGCCGTGCTTGTCCTGCATGTGGTCCACGCACCATTTACAAAGGTTGAAGAGAGTTTCAGCTTGCAGGCAGTGCATGATATTTTGACATACGGCATCGCGCCGGAGAGCATAGCTGCATACGATCATATCGCCTTCCCCGGTGCGGTGCCCCGCTCATTCCTTGGCCCGCTCCTGCTGGCAGGGTTgacagcgccgctgctcggTGCAAGCAAAGCGCTGGGCATTGTGCTGGACGCGTCCCAAGTACAGCTTGCAGTGCGGATcgtgctcgcgcttgcgacgTGGGCGGCGCTCATTTTTTTTTGCACGTGTGTCTTTCCTCGGCACGcccttgcgcagcgctacTTTTACttgctctgcgccgcgcagtttCACCTGACGTTTTGGACGGGCCGCACTACGCCCAATGGAATTGCGTTTCCCCTCGCCGTagcggcgctgggtgcGATTGTGGGCCATAGAGGGACATATGCAGGGCTTGTCCTGCTCGTCGTCACAGCCAGCACCCTGCGCTTCGAGATTTTCGGTCTTTGCATTCCAGCGTATCTGTGGGTATGGCGCTCGGGCAAGCGCTTTGCCGTTGTGTTTTGGACAGGCCTCTTTTCGATCGGCCTGGGCGCCCTCCTCTCCCTCGGCGTCGACTCCTATTTTTGGCGCCACGTGGACAAAATCCGTGTGCCGCACCTCGGCGCGTGGGTGTGGCCCGAAATCAGCGCCATGCAGTTCAATGTCGTCGATGGGCACGCGTCGAATTGGGGCACCATGCCGTGGCACACGTACCTGGTGCACGATATACCCCGCATGCTCACCGGCACGCTCCCGTTGTTCCTTGTCGGCCTCATCTATCCCGTCCGTGCATTTCCCCGCGCTGCGATCCTCTGCATGGCCCTCTTTCCCGTCGGCTTGCTCAGCATTTTGTCGCACAAAGAGTGGCGCTTCATTCTCTACTCGGTCCCGCTACTCAATTGCGTGAGCGCGGTGGGCGCTGTTGGATGCCACGCATCCATGCACCGCATCGTGCCGCTtgcatgcattgcagcggcgTTTGCCTGCTCCCTCCTATTTTCACATGTCAGCGCACTCAATTATCCCGGCGGTGCGGCACTGCATATGCTGCACCGTGCAGTGCCCGAGGGAGGCGTGTCGGTGCACGTGGATACGTTGGCCGCCATGACGGGCGTCACACGTTTCCAAAGCATCCACATGCACCGTCCATCCCGCTCGCTCGTGCCGCAGACAGAGCCCGAGTGGGTGTATGACAAGCGCGAGGACCTCGGCTATGACGAcgatgcatggcgcgaatATACCCACATCATCACCGAGCATGCCAATTGCAACGTCACGAGCCGCGCTCTTTTTACGCCGATAGCAGAGGCACTTGg CACCTGTtga
- a CDS encoding very-long-chain (3R)-3-hydroxyacyl-CoA dehydratase (COG:I; TransMembrane:6 (o18-41i96-119o125-142i154-171o191-211i231-252o); EggNog:ENOG503P25I): MNTTAASKPKKHTSPLTTFYLCVYNLLQFVGWLRIFIGFCLQMIQGEHARRIMYVSVGKFVDEYTPDMIHGAAPSFSQYNPIVAEALTRLSRMHGYLGPLVVIFQTLAVFEVFHALFGLVQANPIMVALQVASRIAIIWGVVEKYTVAASSPWYGVLVFAWSLSEITRYPFYVNQLLNSPSFMALWSRYSFFIVLYPLGVLSEMSLIWLTLPKTNEWPWINQTGWTQRDMIFLGALPIYVPGLFILYSHLWAARVKVLGSDFAGSKGRAMVDKKRDEYLSRFRKITEKTAARSQTVPAAQ; this comes from the coding sequence ATGAACACCACCGCTGCATCCAAGCCCAAGAAGCATACGTCGCCTCTGACGACGTTCTACCTTTGTGTGTATAACCTCCTCCAGTTTGTGGGATGGCTTCGCATCTTCATTGGCTTCTGCCTGCAAATGATCCAAGGCGAACACGCGCGCCGGATTATGTACGTTTCCGTGGGCAAGTTTGTCGATGAGTACACGCCGGACATGATCCACGGTGCTGCTCCATCCTTCTCTCAGTACAACCCGATTGTAGCCGAGGCACTCACACGCCtctcgcgcatgcacggctACTTGGGACCCCTTGTCGTCATCTTCCAGACCCTCGCCGTATTCGAAGTCTTCCACGCCCTGTTTGGATTAGTCCAGGCGAATCCCATTATGGTTGCTCTCCAAGttgcatcgcgcatcgccattATTTGGGGTGTTGTTGAGAAGTACACCGTCGCGGCTTCGAGCCCCTGGTACGGCGTACTCGTGTTCGCCTGGTCGCTCAGCGAGATCACGCGCTACCCGTTCTACGTCAACCAGCTCTTGAACTCGCCTTCATTCATGGCTCTCTGGTCCCGCTACTCGTTCTTTATTGTCTTATATccgctcggcgtgctttCGGAGATGAGTTTGATTTGGCTCACGCTTCCCAAGACGAACGAGTGGCCTTGGATCAACCAAACTGGCtggacgcagcgcgacatGATTTTCCTCGGTGCCTTGCCGATCTACGTCCCAGGCCTGTTTATTTTGTACTCGCACCTTTGGGCTGCGCGTGTCAAGgtgctcggcagcgacTTTGCCGGTAGCAAGGGTCGCGCAATGGTCGACAAAAAGCGCGACGAGTACCTCAGCAGGTTCCGCAAGATCACTGAAAAGACTGCAGCACGCTCCCAGACTGTGCCAGCAGCTCAGTAG
- a CDS encoding uncharacterized protein (COG:O; EggNog:ENOG503P4X7), translating into MNGHNVEKDMAVFHLPGHPLPALIGLCSTDSKNTPVDLFMLSLSRPVLLCAVSFPTKRVGQDTVVDLHDATAQPCGLQLQSIKDCMPALLACEPNLAVYGLSTHSPACSQRIHSALGLPFPLLADTDCSFSEQLELPRQNDNGHALLRRCTMLLREGQITRLDYPLVHPTQAGARAEEMLQRDAGKRI; encoded by the coding sequence ATGAACGGCCACAATGTTGAAAAAGATATGGCCGTATTCCACCTCCCAGGCCATCCGTTGCCTGCATTGATCGGACTGTGTAGCACGGACTCGAAGAATACGCCGGTGGATCTCTTCATGCTTTCCTTGAGCCGCCCCGTGCTACTGTGCGCAGTTTCGTTCCCGACAAAACGTGTCGGGCAAGACACAGTCGTCGATCTGCACGACGCAACAGCGCAGCCGTGCGGTCTGCAATTACAGTCGATCAAGGACTGTATGCCGGCACTATTAGCATGTGAGCCAAATCTCGCTGTCTACGGCCTCAGCACCCACTCGCCCGCATgctcgcagcgcattcACTCCGCGCTGGGTCTTCCATTTCCACTTTTGGCCGACACTGACTGTTCATTtagcgagcagctcgagctccCGCGACAAAACGACAACGGACATGCGCTCCTCCGCCGCTGTAcaatgctgctgcgcgaaggCCAAATCACTCGGCTCGACTACCCTCTTGTGCATCCCACCCAagccggcgcgcgagcagaaGAAATGCTGCAAAGAGACGCAGGGAAACGTATATAG